A window of the Terriglobia bacterium genome harbors these coding sequences:
- the gyrA gene encoding DNA gyrase subunit A — MGDQELIRPANEVPVNIEDEMRKSYLDYAMSVIIGRALPDVRDGLKPVHRRILYAMHKEGMTSDKRYTKCAGVVGEVIKKYHPHGDSAVYDALVRMAQDFNLRYPLIDGQGNFGSIDGDPAAAYRYTECRLEALAEELLADIAKDTVDFVPNFDESTEEPLVLPTRVPNLLINGSDGIAVGMATKIPPHNLTEVVNATILLIEKPTATLDDVLQLVPGPDFPTGAYIYGRSGIKAAYETGRGQFTMRAKAAIERQTKEKEQIVITEIPYQVNKARVIERIASLVQDKKIEGISDIRDESDREGMRIVIEIKRGEQPEIILNNLYKHTQLQENFGMIMLAIVNGQPRELPLMEAIQHFIDHRVNVVRRRTAYDLRKAQERAHILEGFLKALSQLDAIIKLIRGSKTPSDARTGLMEQFDFSQRQAQAILEMQLQRLTALERDKVQEEYDELQKKIAEYEEILRNEKVLRRVIVKELKEVQKEYGDERKTAIIDEQAEIGLEDLIAVEDVVITLSHSQYLKRTPLSTYRQQARGGKGRLGMKTREADFVEGMFVASTHSYILVFTNTGRVHWLKVYEIPDVAAAGRGKHILNLVNLNPREKVASLVTLKELPDERKDVEVKGETYAAEGYVTLVTRNGVIKKTRLANFSNPMSRGIIAMNVDDDDELIGAKQTTGQDTIFLATHEGMAIRFPESDVRDMGRQARGVRAMTLKKGDYIVGVEVVGEKELILSATEKGYGKRTPITEYRLQSRGGKGVINVKTVARNGKVVNSLSVTEDSEVMLITQQGKIARLDSAKIRECGRSSQGVKLINLGEEDQLAAACLIRAEDTEDDTQGVLIQ, encoded by the coding sequence ATGGGTGACCAGGAACTGATCAGGCCGGCGAACGAAGTGCCTGTGAACATTGAAGATGAGATGCGGAAATCGTATCTCGATTACGCCATGAGCGTGATTATCGGGCGCGCGCTGCCTGACGTGCGCGACGGTTTGAAGCCCGTCCACCGGCGCATTCTCTACGCCATGCACAAGGAGGGAATGACCTCCGACAAGCGCTACACCAAGTGCGCCGGCGTGGTGGGCGAAGTCATCAAAAAATACCATCCGCACGGCGATTCCGCCGTTTATGACGCGCTGGTGCGCATGGCGCAGGATTTCAACCTGCGTTATCCGCTGATTGACGGCCAGGGGAATTTTGGATCGATTGACGGCGACCCCGCCGCGGCCTACCGGTACACCGAGTGCCGCCTGGAGGCGCTGGCGGAAGAACTGCTGGCCGATATTGCCAAAGATACGGTGGATTTTGTTCCAAACTTCGACGAGTCAACTGAGGAGCCGCTGGTCCTTCCCACGCGGGTCCCCAATCTTCTGATCAACGGCTCCGACGGCATCGCGGTCGGCATGGCGACCAAAATTCCGCCGCACAACCTTACTGAAGTGGTGAATGCCACCATCCTGCTGATCGAGAAACCCACGGCGACCCTCGACGACGTTCTGCAGCTCGTTCCCGGTCCTGATTTTCCGACCGGCGCGTATATTTACGGGCGAAGCGGCATCAAGGCCGCGTACGAAACCGGCCGTGGCCAGTTCACCATGCGCGCCAAAGCGGCCATCGAGCGCCAGACCAAGGAAAAAGAGCAGATCGTCATCACGGAAATTCCCTACCAGGTGAACAAGGCCCGGGTGATTGAGCGCATCGCCAGCCTGGTGCAGGACAAGAAAATCGAGGGCATCTCGGACATCCGGGACGAGTCGGACCGCGAAGGCATGCGCATTGTGATCGAGATTAAGCGCGGGGAGCAGCCGGAAATCATTCTGAACAACCTTTACAAGCATACCCAGTTGCAGGAGAACTTCGGCATGATCATGCTGGCCATTGTGAACGGCCAGCCGCGCGAACTGCCGCTGATGGAGGCCATCCAGCACTTCATTGACCATCGCGTCAACGTGGTCCGGCGGCGCACCGCTTACGATCTGCGCAAAGCTCAGGAGCGTGCCCACATTCTGGAAGGTTTCCTGAAGGCGCTGTCGCAGCTCGATGCCATCATCAAGCTGATCCGGGGTTCCAAGACGCCGTCAGACGCCCGCACGGGCTTGATGGAGCAGTTTGATTTCTCGCAGCGGCAGGCACAGGCCATCCTGGAAATGCAGTTGCAGCGCCTGACGGCGCTCGAGCGCGACAAGGTGCAGGAAGAGTACGACGAACTCCAGAAGAAGATTGCGGAATATGAAGAGATCCTGCGGAATGAGAAGGTGCTGCGCCGGGTGATTGTGAAAGAGCTGAAAGAGGTGCAGAAGGAGTACGGTGACGAGCGTAAGACGGCCATCATCGACGAGCAGGCGGAGATTGGCCTCGAGGACCTGATCGCCGTTGAAGACGTGGTCATCACGCTTTCGCACTCGCAATATCTCAAGCGCACTCCCTTATCCACCTACCGCCAGCAGGCCCGCGGCGGCAAGGGGCGCCTGGGAATGAAAACCCGCGAGGCGGACTTTGTGGAGGGAATGTTTGTCGCCTCCACCCACAGTTACATTCTGGTTTTCACCAACACCGGCCGGGTGCACTGGCTGAAGGTTTATGAGATTCCCGATGTCGCCGCCGCCGGCCGCGGGAAGCACATTCTCAACCTTGTGAATCTGAACCCGCGCGAAAAGGTGGCTTCGCTGGTGACTTTGAAGGAACTCCCCGACGAACGGAAAGACGTCGAGGTCAAAGGCGAAACCTACGCCGCCGAAGGCTACGTCACGCTGGTGACCCGCAACGGCGTCATCAAGAAGACACGCCTCGCCAATTTCTCCAACCCCATGTCGCGCGGCATCATTGCCATGAACGTAGATGACGATGACGAGTTGATTGGGGCCAAGCAGACCACAGGGCAGGACACCATCTTCCTCGCCACGCACGAAGGCATGGCCATTCGCTTCCCGGAAAGCGACGTCCGTGACATGGGTCGCCAGGCCCGCGGCGTGCGCGCGATGACGCTTAAGAAAGGCGACTACATTGTTGGCGTTGAAGTCGTGGGAGAAAAGGAATTGATCCTCTCCGCCACTGAAAAGGGTTACGGCAAACGCACCCCTATCACCGAATACCGGCTGCAATCGCGCGGCGGCAAGGGCGTCATTAACGTGAAGACGGTGGCGCGCAACGGCAAAGTGGTCAACTCTCTCAGCGTTACCGAGGATTCGGAAGTCATGCTGATCACTCAGCAGGGCAAAATCGCGCGGCTCGACTCCGCCAAGATTCGCGAATGCGGACGCTCTTCCCAGGGGGTCAAGCTGATCAATCTTGGCGAAGAGGACCAGCTTGCCGCCGCCTGCCTCATCCGCGCCGAGGACACCGAGGATGACACGCAGGGCGTGCTAATCCAGTAA
- the larE gene encoding ATP-dependent sacrificial sulfur transferase LarE — protein sequence MLGELENKQKRLEGELKKLPSLIVAYSGGVDSAYLVYAAHVALGDRMLAVTALSASYSERDRREAEACVERFQVPHEFINTSELLNPDYRANNPDRCYFCKDELFSQLDQLAARRGYSAVAYGVNVDDQGDWRPGQQAARKHKVLTPLLDAGLTKADIRELSRRAELPVWDRPASACLSSRIAYGIEVTPERLAVVEKGEEALRALGFRQFRVRHHDTLVRLEIAPDELPRALTPEMAVKFVEIFKPLGFNFVTLDLEGYRSGSLNTHLVKLAG from the coding sequence ATGTTAGGCGAACTGGAGAACAAGCAGAAACGCCTGGAAGGCGAGCTGAAGAAACTGCCTTCGCTGATCGTTGCCTATTCAGGCGGCGTCGATTCCGCCTATCTGGTTTATGCGGCGCACGTGGCTTTGGGCGATCGCATGCTCGCCGTAACGGCCCTCAGCGCCAGCTACTCAGAACGCGACCGGCGAGAGGCTGAGGCCTGCGTCGAACGGTTCCAGGTGCCGCACGAGTTCATCAACACTTCCGAACTTTTAAATCCCGACTATCGCGCCAACAATCCTGACCGCTGCTACTTCTGCAAGGACGAGCTTTTCAGCCAGCTTGACCAGCTTGCCGCCCGGCGCGGCTATTCAGCGGTCGCCTACGGCGTGAATGTGGATGACCAGGGCGACTGGCGGCCCGGCCAGCAGGCGGCCCGCAAGCACAAGGTTCTCACCCCGCTGCTCGACGCGGGCCTCACCAAGGCTGACATTCGTGAACTATCGCGGCGAGCGGAATTACCCGTCTGGGACCGACCGGCTTCGGCCTGCCTTTCTTCGCGTATCGCCTACGGGATTGAAGTCACTCCGGAACGGTTGGCGGTGGTGGAAAAAGGCGAAGAGGCGCTTCGGGCCCTCGGATTCCGCCAGTTCCGCGTCCGGCATCATGACACTCTGGTGCGCCTGGAAATCGCCCCCGACGAGCTGCCCCGGGCTTTAACGCCGGAGATGGCTGTGAAGTTCGTGGAGATCTTCAAGCCCCTGGGATTCAACTTCGTAACACTGGATCTGGAAGGCTATCGCAGCGGGTCTCTCAACACCCACCTTGTGAAGCTTGCCGGCTGA
- a CDS encoding polysaccharide deacetylase family protein produces MKRIVVHSLLILLPVVFFGDVASAQMQHIAEKLGYPPDSKLLIIHADDLGVAHSQNVASFKALEEKYVTAASVMVPCPWFTEVADFAKSHPGVDMGLHLTLTSEWKTYRWGPVAPRDQVASLLDPNGYFYGDNGPVAAHAMPEEAELEVRAQIKRALAMGIRPTHLDIHMGTLAATPQLYSVLIKVAHEYHLPYMAVKLPGRQGEEMLKLVSPNDIVLNHLVMFTPQVPAGRWTENYVKAIESLKPGLTEMIVHLAYDDSEMRAITVDHPDYGAAWRQRDFNAVSSPEFKRALSRNHIVLVGWKQLDKLVQE; encoded by the coding sequence TTGAAGAGAATAGTTGTCCATTCACTTCTGATCCTGCTCCCAGTCGTGTTCTTTGGAGACGTTGCCAGCGCGCAGATGCAGCACATCGCCGAAAAGCTCGGTTATCCGCCGGATTCGAAACTGCTGATCATCCATGCTGACGACCTGGGCGTGGCCCATTCACAAAACGTGGCCAGCTTCAAGGCGCTGGAAGAGAAGTACGTTACCGCGGCAAGCGTGATGGTCCCGTGCCCGTGGTTCACGGAAGTCGCTGATTTTGCCAAGTCACATCCCGGCGTGGATATGGGCCTGCACCTGACGCTGACGAGCGAATGGAAAACCTATCGCTGGGGCCCTGTGGCGCCCAGAGATCAGGTGGCTAGCCTGCTGGATCCGAACGGCTATTTCTATGGTGACAATGGCCCGGTTGCGGCCCATGCCATGCCCGAAGAAGCCGAGCTTGAGGTCCGCGCCCAGATCAAGCGCGCGCTCGCGATGGGAATTCGTCCCACCCATCTGGACATCCACATGGGAACACTCGCTGCGACGCCGCAGCTCTACTCCGTCCTTATCAAGGTGGCTCATGAATATCATTTGCCTTATATGGCGGTCAAACTGCCAGGCCGGCAAGGCGAAGAGATGCTGAAACTGGTGTCACCGAACGACATTGTTCTCAACCATCTGGTGATGTTCACTCCGCAGGTCCCTGCCGGCCGCTGGACGGAAAATTATGTAAAAGCCATTGAATCTCTCAAACCCGGTTTGACCGAAATGATTGTCCATCTGGCGTATGATGATTCCGAAATGCGGGCCATCACGGTGGACCATCCCGATTACGGAGCGGCGTGGCGGCAGCGCGATTTCAACGCGGTGAGCAGTCCGGAGTTCAAGCGAGCGCTCAGCAGGAACCACATTGTCCTGGTGGGCTGGAAACAGTTAGACAAGCTGGTGCAAGAATAA
- a CDS encoding histone deacetylase: MRVVYSDQYDLNLGDHVFPSAKYRLVKERLLQENLVRAEEIVEPSPASDDDVALVHDSDYIWKLKNAKLSHVEILRMEIPYSPELVRAVWLSAGGSILAGRLALEEGVGVNIGGGFHHAFPDHGEGFCVIHDVAVAIRRLQNDKLIERAMTVDCDVHQGNGTAAIFGGDESVYTLSIHQENNYPYPKPPSNLDVNLHNGVQDAEYLAVLEDSLDKALAEFNPQVVFYLAGADPYREDQLGGLKLSLQGLEHRDRILFEKMRVKNIPVVVTLAGGYARQVPDTVRIHCNTVKVARDFAGSAAFPAEA; the protein is encoded by the coding sequence ATGAGAGTCGTTTATTCGGACCAATACGACCTGAACCTGGGCGACCACGTCTTTCCTTCCGCGAAGTATCGCCTGGTGAAGGAGCGCCTGCTTCAGGAAAACTTAGTCAGGGCTGAGGAGATTGTCGAGCCCTCTCCTGCCTCGGACGACGATGTGGCCCTGGTACACGATAGCGATTACATCTGGAAACTGAAGAATGCAAAACTTTCCCATGTTGAAATCCTGCGGATGGAAATTCCGTATTCCCCCGAACTCGTCCGGGCCGTCTGGCTTTCGGCGGGCGGTTCGATTCTTGCAGGACGATTGGCGCTTGAGGAAGGCGTCGGCGTCAACATTGGCGGCGGCTTTCATCACGCCTTCCCCGACCACGGCGAAGGGTTCTGCGTAATTCATGACGTTGCCGTGGCCATCCGGCGGCTGCAGAACGATAAGCTCATCGAGCGCGCCATGACCGTCGATTGCGACGTCCACCAGGGCAATGGCACCGCGGCCATTTTCGGCGGTGACGAATCCGTCTACACCCTTTCAATCCACCAGGAAAACAATTACCCCTACCCCAAGCCACCCAGTAACCTGGACGTGAACCTCCACAACGGTGTCCAGGACGCGGAGTACCTCGCCGTGCTTGAAGATAGTCTGGACAAGGCGCTGGCGGAGTTTAATCCACAGGTCGTGTTCTACCTTGCAGGCGCCGATCCGTACCGTGAAGACCAGTTGGGCGGGCTGAAGCTCAGCCTGCAAGGCCTTGAACATCGCGACCGCATTCTGTTCGAGAAGATGCGGGTTAAGAACATTCCAGTGGTGGTAACCCTTGCGGGTGGCTATGCCCGCCAGGTGCCGGATACCGTCCGCATCCACTGCAATACGGTCAAGGTCGCGAGAGACTTTGCCGGCTCAGCCGCATTCCCGGCTGAGGCATAA